From a single Tachypleus tridentatus isolate NWPU-2018 chromosome 6, ASM421037v1, whole genome shotgun sequence genomic region:
- the Set1 gene encoding SET domain containing 1 isoform X2: protein MNGIRPLPPEFSGGERKKRNYKLLVDPALKKGSVKVYRYEGVVPGQEGLPPVQVWDPRSRLAMLWAKPEVADLPIPKFKIDNNYVGVPPPVEVTITNLNDNINKSFLDDLLKKCGNVEESYVYYHPATQKHLGLARVTFTSVKAARNCVERLNKSSVMGNILGVFFDPFSKECLRMYQELISGCPRTVFQIEPEKRRQPPSFDPRCRNNEQRSSSERGLQGRGGRTKTQATFSGMGGDHLTPHSSERSYGSESGFYSGGTSDRCYSVQSECSGYPSDHSTPLSSESGNLLQHGNLVAPPPASSFVPHGMRQLVPPQWEINPTHMVKPSWGRNTFGHPGAEWGMSSLHFQSRKNSQVTPPNTPQSLPPKQSPARESLDSRIELLLKQTEGKTPGFLALGGLGSPSLESEQKDSSSKTISSQLMEKKTSLPISLGNENPPLHSSVSNDAPVPPDYSPLPPLPENDEKPPPPPDDDDNFEVLSTPPSPFLSSAMYYKWAQITKDIESDKSTSYFVGDTSYLPENAILEPSSALRNLTLSNVDPFMKDPRTCAYNQDSKASDEQEANGGIGEDLDSTPVRDERPEPPSPSDIDNQDKDEEDDDDRMSLSSLSSGGEKLEVNPHLPPDNAPSNPGIGFPQAPVGAGPFAMYNGNQMSATSALPHPCMPRGPPPEPYPNHPMYPSEHVQMMARMGIWRPGMGSGMYGSNHRPNFPRPPHYGEPESGLGPGQPGYIVRNSYPGPRPNIRPQMMPNSLPPYPPNVPPHHFPGNRCYRPPIQGNFGGHMPPYPPPAPYQHQLPPRPCPPEDPNAPTVQGVLEAVVQELKQIMKKDLCKKTVESSGFKSFEQWWDEHETKSKSTKLEGNGINLSLEKSDLEEKPKQEISTWSTLFDSTGNESGFGFGLDSMGLGRSLRAAIPKMPSFKRKRKLPSPPPLDDEDSKKPDESDGEQEQKLSDSESDITSRRKEPSLFPSTEEEPSTQESESEKADTESESEESSAEEESSSVASDSDSDYEEQSQSESEQDEEKFTDTEMSQSEVDATDDEISKIKKALHVSEESRETSLVQDDGEEAVSQVEIQKYFHETDGQEAEEEELKENVCQEAEKKEIKEKVTEQISEKVTEILPKPTVELSSSPSSESDEEEAFDTSSTTDVTDKEVPKHGFIVLPKSEDHKAENNKDVLEVDNKGLEMSKKDISSSSERVPSPYKASTREVEASEALVALATGFTEFSSPERSTSESVSGLSSEKLEPVSRTSQNDSSLVEELEPTVVVNGVVHHKEIGKDKDILSPEKAKDFSSKADIKLVKDESPEEDGLSTHLIYEHSYCMPQSDLQASRTTSTLESVIDSVARGFTAPHPIQDHEYTRVRTPSPPLLSKVRSKQKQKEKSLKPKQLKMLPPDIVDSTEDEMKSFFSKRDLVEEMNILYEFLKTGIDAEDVQYLKRSYDALLQDDIQGYWLSDTHWVDHPPTNIPSPPKKKREEGTRVHATGCARTEGYYKMDQKEKAVQKRCLDLMNPAMDVETQDPFSKARVAAQSTREARSNQRRLLTSLGEVDVTKSDLLKFNQLKFRKKQLKFARSRIHDWGLFALEPIAADEMVIEYVGQMVRKEVAELREKKYTELGIGSSYLFRVDQEIIDATKCGNLARFINHSCNPNCYAKIITVEGQKKIVIYSKQPINVNEEITYDYKFPIEEEKIPCDCGAPQCRGYLN from the exons cCAAAGAATGTCTTCGTATGTATCAAGAACTGATATCGGGATGTCCAAGAACAGTCTTTCAGATAGAACCGGAGAAAAGAAGGCAACCTCCAAGTTTTGACCCTAGATGTAGGAATAATGAACAACGCTCATCTAGTGAACGTGGTTTGCAAGGAAGAGGTGGACGTACAAAAACTCAGGCAACTTTTTCCGGAATGGGTGGTGATCACCTAACACCTCATTCATCAGAACGTAGCTATGGATCTGAGAGTGGGTTTTACAGTGGGGGGACATCAGATAGATGCTACTCTGTTCAATCAGAATGTAGTGGTTATCCATCAGATCATTCCACTCCTTTGAGTTCTGAGAGTGGAAACTTGTTACAACATGGTAATCTTGTGGCTCCTCCTCCTGCCTCTTCATTTGTTCCTCATGGAATGAGACAACTTGTACCACCCCAATGGGAAATCAACCCCACCCACATGGTGAAACCTTCTTGGGGGAGAAACACTTTTGGTCATCCTGGTGCTGAATGGGGTATGTCTTCACTACATTTTCAATCAAGAAAAAACAGTCAAGTGACCCCACCAAACACTCCCCAATCATTACCGCCCAAACAAAGTCCTGCACGTGAGAGTTTGGACTCTAGAATTGAACTTCTGTTGAAGCAAACTGAAGGAAAAACACCTGGATTCTTAGCATTAGGTGGACTAGGTAGCCCATCTTTGGAATCTGAACAGAAAGATTCATCTTCTAAGACCATTAGTTCTCAGTTGATGGAGAAGAAAACTTCTTTACCTATTTCTCTTGGTAATGAAAACCCCCCTTTACACAGTTCTGTCAGTAATGATGCACCAGTGCCTCCTGATTATTCTCCTCTTCCTCCACTTCCTGAAAATGATGAAAAGCCTCCTCCTCCACCTGATGATGATGATAATTTTGAAGTTCTTTCAACACCCCCATCCCCTTTCCTTTCATCAGCAATGTATTATAAATGGGCCCAAATTACTAAGGACATTGAAAGTGATAAGAGTACATCTTATTTTGTGGGAGATACCAGTTACTTGCCAGAAAACGCTATCCTTGAACCTTCTAGTGCACTCAGAAATTTGACATTATCTAATGTTGATCCCTTTATGAAAGACCCCAGAACTTGTGCATACAACCAGGACAGTAAGGCTTCAGATGAACAAGAGGCTAATGGAGGAATAGGGGAAGATCTAGATTCTACACCCGTGAGAGACGAAAGGCCCGAGCCACCATCTCCATCGGATATTGATAATCAAGATAAAGATGAAGAGGATGATGATGATAGAATGTCTTTATCATCCCTTAGTAGTGGGGGAGAAAAATTGGAGGTAAATCCTCACCTTCCTCCTGACAATGCACCATCAAACCCTGGCATTGGTTTTCCACAAGCACCAGTTGGAGCTGGTCCTTTTGCTATGTACAATGGAAACCAAATGTCAGCAACTTCTGCTTTGCCTCACCCCTGTATGCCTCGAGGACCTCCACCTGAACCATATCCCAATCATCCAATGTACCCTAGTGAACATGTACAAATGATGGCCCGTATGGGTATCTGGAGGCCTGGAATGGGTTCAGGGATGTATGGGTCAAATCACAGACCAAATTTTCCCAGACCACCACATTATGGGGAGCCAGAATCTGGGCTGGGACCAGGTCAACCTGGTTATATTGTAAGAAATTCTTACCCTGGCCCAAGACCTAACATAAGGCCCCAAATGATGCCAAACTCCTTGCCTCCATATCCCCCAAATGTACCCCCACATCATTTTCCAGGTAACAGATGTTACAGACCTCCAATTCAAGGTAATTTTGGTGGTCATATGCCTCCTTACCCACCCCCTGCACCGTATCAACATCAACTTCCTCCACGTCCTTGTCCTCCGGAAGACCCTAATGCCCCTACTGTCCAGGGAGTGCTTGAAGCTGTGGTCCAAGAGCTAAAGCAGATAATGAAAAAGGACTTGTGTAAGAAGACAGTGGAAAGTTCAGGCTTTAAAAGTTTTGAGCAGTGGTGGGATGAGCATGAAACAAAGTCAAAG tcCACAAAGCTTGAAGGAAATGGTATTAACTTGAGTCTTGAGAAGAGCGATCTAGAAGAAAAACCTAAACAAGAAATATCCACCTGGTCAACTTTGTTTGATTCTACTGGGAATGAAAGTGGTTTTGGTTTTGGACTGGATAGTATGGGCTTGGGTCGAAGTCTACGAGCTGCAATACCGAAGATGCCTTCTTTCAAA AGGAAACGAAAACTTCCATCACCTCCACCATTAGATGATGAAGACAGCAAAAAGCCAGATGAATCAG ATGGAGAACAGGAGCAAAAGCTTTCTGATTCCGAGAGTGACATTACTAGCAGGAGGAAGGAGCCATCTTTGTTTCCTTCAACAGAAGAAGAACCAAGTACACAAGAGAGTGAGAGTGAAAAAGCTGACACTG AATCAGAGTCAGAAGAAAGTTCTGCAGAGGAAGAAAGTAGCTCAGTTGCCTCAGATTCAGACTCTGATTATGAAGAACAGTCTCAGTCTGAATCTGAGCAAGATGAAGAAAAATTCACAGATACAGAAATGTCCCAGTCAGAGGTTGATGCAACTGATGACGAGATAAGCAAAATCAAGAAAGCTCTACACGTATCTGAAGAGAGTAGAGAAACATCTCTGGTGCAAGATGATGG AGAAGAGGCAGTTTCTCAAGtggaaattcaaaaatattttcatgaaaccGATGGACAGGAAGCTGAAGAAGAggaattaaaagaaaatgtttgccAAGAGgcagaaaagaaagaaattaaagaaaaagtgaCTGAACAAATCAGTGAGAAGGTAACTGAGATTTTGCCAAAGCCAACTGTGGAATTGTCTTCATCACCATCTTCAGAATCAGATGAAGAAGAAGCATTTGACACATCTAGTACCACTGATGTCACTGACAAAGAAGTGCCAAAACATGGTTTTATAGTATTACCTAAATCAGAAGACCATAAGGCTGAGAATAATAAAGATGTTTTGGAAGTAGATAATAAAGGTTTGGAAATGTCCAAGAAAGATATTTCATCCTCTTCTGAAAGGGTTCCTTCTCCTTACAAGGCAAGCACTCGAGAGGTTGAAGCTTCAGAAGCTCTAGTAGCCTTAGCAACAGGATTCACTGAGTTTTCTTCTCCAGAAAGATCCACTAGTGAATCTGTATCAGGGTTATCCTCTGAGAAGTTGGAACCTGTTTCAAGAACCTCTCAGAATGATTCCTCCTTAGTAGAAGAATTAGAACCTACTGTTGTGGTAAATGGAGTTGTACATCATAAGGAAATAGGTAAGGATAAAGATATTTTGAGTCCAGAGAAGGCGAAGGATTTCTCGTCCAAAGCAGATATCAAACTAGTCAAAGATGAGTCTCCTGAGGAGGATGGACTTTCCACCCATCTCATATATGAACACAGTTATTGTATGCCCCAGTCAGACTTGCAAGCTTCAAGAACCACATCCACACTTGAATCTGTCATTGACTCAGTTGCTCGGGGCTTCACTGCACCTCATCCCATTCAAGATCATGAGTACACCCGGGTACGGACTCCATCTCCACCACTGTTGTCCAAGGTTAGATCTAAACAAAAGCAGAAAGAAAAGTCTTTGAAGCCTAAACAGTTGAAGATGCTACCACCAGATATTGTAGACTCTACAGAAGATGAGATGAAGAGCTTCTTCAGTAAAAGAGACCTGGTAGAGGAAATGAACATTCTCTATGAGTTCTTGAAAACAGGCATTGATGCCGAAGACGTGCAATATTTGAAGCGAAGTTATGATGCATTACTTCAGGATGACATCCAGGGATACTGGCTTAGTGACACTCACTGGGTTGATCATCCT ccaacaaatattCCTTCGCCCCCGAAAAAGAAACGTGAAGAGGGAACGAGGGTACATGCGACAGGATGTGCTCGTACAGAGGGTTACTACAAGATGGACCAGAAAGAAAAGGCTGTACAAAAGAGATGTCTTGATCTTATGAACCCTGCAATGGATGTGGAAACTCAA GACCCATTCAGTAAAGCTCGGGTAGCAGCTCAGTCCACCAGAGAGGCAAGATCAAATCAGAGGCGTCTTCTGACTTCACTTGGTGAAGTTGACGTCACTAAGAGTGATCTCCTAAAGTTCAACCAGCTCAAG TTCCGTAAGAAGCAGTTGAAGTTTGCCAGAAGTAGAATCCATGACTGGGGATTGTTTGCCTTGGAACCTATTGCAGCAGATGAAATGGTAATAGAATATGTTGGCCAAATGGTCCGTAAAGAGGTGGCGGAGCTTCGAGAAAAGAAGTACACAGAACTTGGTATTGGCAGTTCCTACCTGTTCAGGGTGGACCAGGAGATCATTGATGCTACTAAGTGTGGAAACCTAGCTAGGTTTATTAACCACAGTTGTAAT CCAAACTGTTATGCCAAGATTATCACAGTGGAAGGCCAGAAGAAAATAGTCATTTACTCCAAACAACCCATCAATGTGAATGAAGAGATAACATACGACTACAAGTTCCCCATCGAGGAAGAAAAAATTCCATGTGATTGTGGTGCCCCTCAGTGTAGAGGTTACCTCAACTAA